The nucleotide window TACTATTACTATGACCAGCATTTCATACCtgtaataaatacaaagaattgaggcactggatagctcagtcagttaagcctccaactcttgatttcagctcaggttatgatctcagggttgtgagactgagccccacattggggctccatactcagcaggggtctgcttgagaatctctccttctgcccctccccctgctcatgcttgctcactctctgtctcaaaataaacagataaaataaataaatccttaaacaaaataaatacaaagaataggTCAGAGTATTTAGAATTGAAGTAGCTGACAGATTAAAGTGATCTGTGAACTTCTGGTACATTGCTTAAAGAGTAAACCAAGGCAACTCAATAATCCTTAAGATGTGACATTTCATTTGGGAAGATATGCATTTACCACTTCTAAGAATTTGCActaagacaaaataataaataacaattcAGTGCGGCTATTGTTCTTGATcctgaaaaataatacatattcataaaaacaaagttCCAGATACAACGTTCCTagcctaaacaacagaaataattcAAGTATTATCAATACGTACATTTAGTTTGAGAAAAGCTATATTGGCATTATCTTAATGTAGATGCCTTATAAGCAAATTtcaaaaaggatatatatatatatatatatatatatagaatagaaaataatgggaggggcgcctgggtggcacagcggttaagcgtctgccttcggctcagggcgtgatcccggcgttatggggtcgagccccacatcaggctcctccgctatgagcctgcttcttcctctcccactccccctgcttgtgttccctctctcgctggctgtctctatctctgtcaaataaataaatttaaaaaaaaagaaaaagaaaaaaaagaaaagaatgggagaaaaagcaGGGAGGAGAAAACCGAGTAAAAAAGTgaggaacaattttttttcagttcataTCATTTTGTGGAAAGAACGAGGTATTTTATCTCAGAAATATTCTTGGGAAATGAAAGGATGCCCAgtttatcataaaaaaaagattagcaatAAGACCATGTAataagcaggggcacctgggtggcttggttggttaagcatctgcctatggctcaggtcataatgtcaggtcctgggatcaagacccatgtcaggctccttgctcagtgaggactctgtttctcccgctccctctgcccctcccctctgctcatgctctctgtctctcaaataaataaataaaatgtttaagaaaaaaaaagatcatgtaaTAACATATTAAAGGTGGTGGTAGGAAGAAAAAGGCCATCATTTCAGTAAAGACTCAATGTAATCAAATGCTTGATTTACTGagtaatgtttatattttacagTTAGATaatctacaaacaaaacaaaataacattattGTGGACACTCCAAAAAGCACAACTGCTATGTTGGCACCGGAACTCTAGCCCCTGGTCCCCTCTTCCCTTGAACCCAATCGCTTCTGTAAtgtattctctctctgccctatGGCTGAACTCTTCCATCTTTATCTGCTAGCTAAATATCCTGCTACCatcaaaacaaaagcattaagaACGAATACTTAACGAGCATAACCCTTCAAgatgagttttaagagttttccATATACTCACTCACTCCCCATGACAATCCTATGACTAAGTTCATCATTAATGTCCATTTTGTAGATGGGGAGATTGACTTACAGAGAAGAACTTGCCTGAGATTGAGGCATGAGGTCACAGGATAGAGCTGGGATTTCAACCCAGGGAACCTGGTAGGAGGCTCCATGCTCTTAACCAGGACGCTATGTCACCTCCCTAGTATGGAGCCCTTTCTTCTCAACTCCTGTCCATCACTGGGCACACCACTCTATCAGCTGTCCTCCgaattaaaaattcagatgtAAATCTTTGATGAAGCTCTACCTTCGGAACCATCCCACACTACTACGTCCCAACATTACCAAAACACATATAAATTGTCCACGTTACAACTTGGTAGCAAATGAATAGCCTCCTTCAGGATTTTTCAAGCTCTGGACTTGTTTAGTGCATCATGAAAGTTTTATAACCTTTAAGTCTCTTTAAGCATtttggttgtttgcttttttcactgATTCATGTTCACTGTCCTGCAAAAACTGGGAACAAATTAAGTGCCTAACAAATTGTGGATTGCTTAAATAGTGGTAGGTTATACAATGATACATATGGTATGCTTCCACCGAGTAATTCTCTTTATATATCAATCCCTGCTAACTTATTTCTAAAAGAAGGTAGTAgtcactgaaaaaataatttaacattaaaaaccAGCCACAGAAATGGCCTTTCTTTGCATTATCATAGCCATATTTTTTGGCTTAACTCATTACATTTTCTGTGGTCTTTATACATTAAACTCTTGCAATGGTCATAATTTTTTCTCAGACATAGCTCAAATTATTCCTCACTTTTCTGTAAGAATGagtatccattcatttaaaagaatgaataatcaCCGAATTTTTTCAGACACGGACATTTTGACACATATGTGCACAGTGCTTCCAGAATGAGGCCAAAGGACCAGCACTAcacagagagtgagcatgagtttTAACAGTACAATAAGTGCTTTGACAGAGTTAAGCACGGGACTGAGGTACACCTCATCCTGGGGAGAAATGGGAGGGGAGGCCAGCTATCAACCCAAGGAGACCGTACCAGCTAGGAACTTGTGGTGAAAAGCAGTGGAGAAAGAGTATTTTGACCCATACACTGGTCAATCCGAAAGTGTAGAAGATAAAATGGCAatctttgatttgattttacCTTGAAGAAACTTCTTCCTCTAAGACCAGTAGTAATCTATAGTAAACCAACAGATATGCATGGGGGACACAatgctttttatctcttttgtatTTACATCATAAGGTTGGTGGAGGGTTAGTAAGAAAAGTTTTCAAGCACTAGAGAATTTCATACTTTCCTACAAGACTGATACGTATTAAGAAGTGTATAAATGGGTCTTACCAAACCATTCTTGAAGTTCtcaattcttttcttccctaatttGTTGGTTAGCCACCAGGCCCAGGTCGGCATATATTGCCACAAATATGTTATTAACAAAAAAGGGTGATCCGAGATCCAAACTTCTTTCAAATCATTGGCCATGCTGATTAACATCAGCCGCACACAACGACTGGTCACCATCTTGTGGGACTGGACAGTATCAACGCCTACAGtctaagaaaatgttaaaaaaaaatattaagtgaatgtCGAGTATTTATCCAAGACATTTCACAGAACTTTTAAGCTAGAAAGGACGTAGAGGTCATCTACTGGAGTGACTCTCTCAGTGGGACCTCATGCCCCTTTGTAGTCCCCATAGCTACTACAGGGTGTCTGTAAGCTATATTTCCAAAAGCCTAAGAGAAATCACACACATACCAGATAAGACTGTGCAGGCTAAACAAAAGATGAAGGTTCTCTGCTTTTCCTTAGATCACCTTTAGTGTATTTACTAATAATTATATGTCATTTTAgcaataaaagtttttaaacaaattaatccATTTAGCAAGAGAAGTTCTATGAGACATGGAGTCCATGGGGATAAAATGGAGGAAGAAGATAAAAGCAGTTTCTGGTAGTGAACAAATCTGGTACTGTTCATCTCGTTAAGCCCCTACCATTCTACAAATACATAAACCGAGGCCCAGAAAGGTAGTGTCTCAGCTGTGCTCACACAGATCATTAGCAGTAACCAGGTCTACAGTCCAAGTCACCTGATTCCTATAATAGCACGCTCATTCTGTTTCACCCTAGAGCTTCCAccgaaaatgggaaaatataaatggTATCTGTAAACTTCTACATACAAGCAGAAGTAGATTTACATCTCAGTAGAAATCGATCTtcatggagaagaagaaaaatttcatggTCTTTAGTGGGATTTTGGATTATTGAGTGATACTAGATTCTTCACAAGACATTTGTCATCCACTGGGTAACTCACTACATATAATCCATGAGCTGAGGGAAGCACAGGCCTGTGCTTAGCACAGGTGAGGCTAACCTAAAATTATCTCAGTTCGGCAAAGCTTTTCCTAAGCTCTTTCACCATAGCCCCTCTTGAAAATCCTAGTAAGATTTAATGTACTAAAATTCAGCCACACAGAACCTTTCAATGTTGCTATAATTTGTGAATTGACAGAAGCTGGGCTTTAAGAATATTGACCGTCCACATAATACTGGATTACTTATAAGCAGTATCTTCTCAGTTTCTTTAGCCTTTATTAAAACTGAATGCCAAAGCACCATCAGCTAACCTTATCAGTGTTCCTAGTGCTATGAGGTAAGTTTTGTAAATAATTCATAACATGGTAATAACATGCATGTTAGAAAAAATTCTAAGCCCTGAGACACAGTGATACATTATCAATATATAACTACTAAAGCATTCTAATTATTCTCTAATTAGATATTTTTACCTTTTGGACTTCTTCAGTTAGGGAATTCTTCACAATATTTGATTGCACAGGTCCTGGACAAATGTTAGATACTACTATACCTGGATATGTAGCAAGTTCAGTTCGGAGgcaattaaaaaaaccctaataggcaaaaaaagaaaaaagaaaaaaaagcaacaaatgaGATATACATATCTCATATTTGCTCTTAgtatgaaattaattttcttcaaagttttaTGGGGGACAATAGTGGCACACtatcaaaatatgttttgaaatgcCAAGTAAAGGATGGGAAATATAACTGGGTGTcctcattaaacatttttaactgtAAGACTGGGGGCAATCTAGAACAGGCATGTTCAGGTATCATCACCTTCCAGTAGGAACAGTTCACCCTTTTGGCAGTTGGCACATGCAATCAGTGATTTTTTATGGTAGGAGCTGGACAAGTGAAAAACTATCCCTGGAGATTATTCCGACCCACCCTCCTCACACCAgtccccagctccccactccAAAAGAGGTACGTGTTCTCCATTGAGAATCACTGAGGTTGGGCCTCTTTTATCCCTCAAAGTGGCCTAAGGTGCCAGTGCTGGCACAAGAGGGAGCGAGAGGGGTTAGTAATACTTAACAGAAATTATCAGAGAGGAAGAATTCAACGTTTTCTATTTACATTACTATTTTAACAGACACTTcatttcagcaaacatttatttttagggtTAGCAAAAGAGTACATGgctggttaaaaaaataatacaactgCTTACTTGATGGCTTTTGTAAAAACAAGCTAAACCCTCTAGACTTAAAGATATTGGCCATTTCTAAACCAAATAGGGAATAAACATCTACTTCCCCTCATCTCTTTTCTAAATTAGGAAATGTTCCAAGACTACATTGGTATAAGCTGAATTAACTATTAAAGAGTCTAAACAGCCAGCCCAGAGTGTGTTCATTTTTAACAGTTAAACAGTTCACCAACACTAAACAGTTACCAGCTCCCAATGCTGACCACTAATAAACAGGGGCGGTGAGGGTTCATGCTGTCGGAGATTAATAAAGTGCCTGACTCAGATGGACAGGAAAAAAGGCTTTGTAAATTCAAGAAATCTCATACCCTTAACCTTTTGCCTCTCTAGAGTAAAAGAGGATGAGGGCAACATGAAAGCCAAAAACATCAGAGGCTAATACATCTCCTTGTCTGAAATCACATCCGGTACAGAGTGTGAACTTCTCGGTGATAAACAAATTCACTCTAGAGCTTGTTGTGAATCAGGGAAGGAAAAGTGTTCTTGGAAAAGTGCTTCCTGGTCGCAGGGTTCAGCTACCGGTTTAACTAGCTAGAGTCTCAACCTGCCACGTTGTCTCAGAGGATCAAATCCAGTAATAAAACAGTGAGTCCTGGAAGGCAGGCCAGATAACACAGGTTGTGTTTTATCGAAAGCACCCTGCATGTCATGAGAAACTTGGCTGCCGTCCCTTATCTGCCTGCCCAAGACTTGCCCAACTGCTCTGCAGAAGTGACTGTTACCCCAGCACCAAATATGGGGACATCATCAGTGTAGCATCCGGTTCACCACTCTGCAACTGTCTGCTCTCCCCAGCAGAAAGACGATGCCCTAAAGAACCAGCTTCAGATCTCCATGAAACTGTGAGGACCATTCGGCTGCTGCATCTCATTATTTCAACGGTGCAACATTCTCCTTACACTGACCTTCAACAGCATTAATTATAAACTATGTGTCTCCTATTGGGCTTAGGATCTAATTTGCTCCATGTTAcagtttaataatatttcttcatggggcgcctgggtggcacagcggttaagcgtctgccttcggctcagggcgtgatcccggcatcatgggatcgagccccacatcaggctcctccgctatgagcctgcttcttcctctcccgctccccctgcttgtgttccctctctcgctggctgtctctctctctctgtcaaataaatacataaaatcttttaaaaaaaaaataataataatatttcttcatATCTACTCTTAAGCCAACATtaaaacttcatttctttccaaTATTTACATCTAGTAACTTATGCAAACCAAATCAAACTTTTCTCCTAGCCTCTGCCTTGACTAGCTTTTCTTTCAGTGATGCCATGGTCAATAGAGTCAAGCCTAGTCCCAGTAGGGATATGAAGCCCAGAGCTACTCATCCAGTGGTGAGCTCCTATTTCtgacatgcatatatatttacaccAGATAAAACAAATACCAACTAcaacagggaaggaaaaagaagccaCAGAAATGAGAACGACAAGTACAACTTCAAGTGTGTGTGGAAGAAATGAGGGGCAGATCCCCAATTAGCCAGGAAGATGTGGTAGAGATGAGGAGAAGGGTGACAGGTTGACTAGACTAAACACTTCTTGAGGGTAGGGACCGTTTCTTATCTTTATATTCCCAAGATCTGTTGCAGTGCATGGCATGGCACAGTGTAGatactcaatacatgtttgtggAATTAGGAAGAAGCCTGTGAGATTCAAGTCTTTTTTAGCATCTTTTGGGATGTCCTCTACCAAAGGTCTCCTTGggtctctcttgctgtctccctACATCACTGCCCAGTTCCTTGACCTCTTGCAGTAATGGTCATATCCCCCATATACATATTTAGATGAGTACCATCAGAGTTGAGTTGGAGCAGACTTACCCGAAGAGCATGTTTGCTGGCACTATATCCACTAGAAAGGGGTGCAGATATGATACCCAGGAGGCTGTTCACGGTAACAATCTTTCCTTGCTTCCTCTCGATCATGTGAGGCAGAACACACATTGTCAAGGACACCGTCCCTAAGTAGTTAAGTTCTATTAGCTCCTTGAAGACATCCAGGCTGGTATCCACACACAAAGAACGCTGGGATCTTCCAGCATTGTTGACCAGAATGTCAATCTagttaaataaaatcagaaaaggggCACTTTGGCGATGACCTGTAAATGGATTGATGCAATTCTCAGGGATGGATGGTTGTAtcattaacttgaaaaaaatcaatggaatggTGAATTTCCAGAAGTCagcaataaagagagaaaataaaaaccagaattcACCCATGGAATTAATTTCCCATCTTAAGTGACTTTTTATAagtgtcacaaaaataaaaggcatggtgaatttttaccttcttttgttCTAGATGGAGGAATTAGTACTTGTTAAGGTATGGCAAGGATGAATTACATAAAGCCAAGTCTTCAAGTGTAAGAGACTCGTGGGCACTGACCCATTTACCTAAAGCCCTTTAAGTGACAGCACAAAGATGGGAATCTCTTTCATAGCTGTGTCAAAGCAAGACTTAACGATTCAAAATGGCTCCTTACTTTACCAAACTCCTGGAGAACCACTTTGGTAGCCGCTTCATGGGAACTTCTGTCAGCCAGGTCAAGCGGCAAAACGagtatatctttttcttttaaattgccaTTCTCTagataaagacatttaaaaattagtggaGACATCATGAGATAGTTCAATCAGGCTTCTCGCTACTGCATTAAGTTTAACACCCACCCTACAACTGGACTTGGCAACAAACTCACTGACTAAGAGGACTGGTGGTCATGAGGCAACATCTCATCAGACAAAAAGCTGGCTGGGTTTACAGGAAGTAGAACGGCTCTCTTCACCATAATTAGAAAGgtgtcagggggcgcctgggtggcacagcggttaagcgtctgccttcggctcagggcgtgaacccggcattatgggatcgagccccacatcactcctctgctatgagcctgcttcttcctctcccactccccctgcttgtgttccctctctcgctggctgtctctatctctgtcgaatgaataaataaaatctttaaaaaaaaaaaaaaaaggtgtcagaaaaagagaagaaaaaggcaagggCAGCTAATGAAGTGATGCCCATAGGAAGAGGATTTGGATCTGAGCATTTGGGACATTTGGAACCAGAGTAGACAGCCCGGGAAAATCCCactttttcctctaaaattctCAAAATTGTATTTGAATTTGGACTCTGGTTTATTTCTAGGAAGTACTGCTGCCATTTTAGATTTACACACCAAGGCACCTTCTCTTCACCCTTTCCAGCTCCTGCACTCTTCTGGCTGACAGCACAAGGGAGACTCCCAGTGTAGACAGCTGGTACGCCAGCTCCTCACCGATCCCACTCGATGCTCCGGTCACCCATACCACCATATCAGTCAGCTCCCATTCTAGTGAGAAACAAGTGTGGAGTGAGCAGGAAATAAGGAATAGATTATACCTATAATTCAAAGATTACCAAAAAGATAGTCTTAAACATACCACTACATATATGAAGGATACAATGTATggagtttaaaattttcaatatcCTAAATTTATGGCCTTGATCCTGGTGATGGTCTCCCAGGTGTACACTTACCTCAAACTCACTGAGTTGtatgcattaaatatgtacagttttttgACATGCTAATCAAACCtcaataaaatggtttaaaattttttaatttaaatatcctCAGAAAGCACCTcctacctaattttttttttaaagtgtgaatacagggacatctggctggctcagttggttgcgcatctgcctttagctcaggtcatgatcctagcgtcctgggaatgagtcccgcatcgggctccctgctcagcaaggagactgtttctccctctccttctgttgctCTCCCCCTGTtcctactctctgtctctcatgctctctgtttcaaataaatttttaaaatcttaaaaaaaaaaaaagagactgtaAAAATGCTATGGCACTAAAGCAATGAGGAGTGGtttattctccttttctccaATGAAAAACTCACTTGCCCTGTAGGACATGATAGCCACCGTCTATCTGAATTCCTAGAGAGTGACTGTGGTACAACGTTcctgtgtgctttctttcttaaaatatgtgtTGTTCATCAAaaacagtaggggcacctgggtggctcagttaaacatctgactttggctcaggtcatgatctcaggatcctgggatccaggcccataTGGGCTCTCTCCTCTGTGGGGAGTCGGCTTGTCACTCTGGCCTCCCCCTGCTtacgcttgctctctctctttctctctctttctcaaataagtaaataaaatcttaaacacacacaaacacacacacacacacacacacacacacacacacacgtaaacacGGAATCACCACACACATTTCTGATTTGagatcataaaaattaaaattgggaaaTCAGTCTACTGTTTGAGTCAAACCATTCTAAAACCTGTCAGGGTAACAGTACCGGCTCTGGAGactgccagggttcaaatcctggctccatcacACACAGCAAGGAAATGCCCTCCTGTGAAAACTTGGTGCCTTAATGTTCCACAACTGGAA belongs to Ailuropoda melanoleuca isolate Jingjing chromosome 14, ASM200744v2, whole genome shotgun sequence and includes:
- the DHRS7 gene encoding dehydrogenase/reductase SDR family member 7 — protein: MSWELLLWLLALCALLALVVQLLRFVRADGDLTLLWAEWQGRRPEWELTDMVVWVTGASSGIGEELAYQLSTLGVSLVLSARRVQELERVKRRCLENGNLKEKDILVLPLDLADRSSHEAATKVVLQEFGKIDILVNNAGRSQRSLCVDTSLDVFKELIELNYLGTVSLTMCVLPHMIERKQGKIVTVNSLLGIISAPLSSGYSASKHALRGFFNCLRTELATYPGIVVSNICPGPVQSNIVKNSLTEEVQKTVGVDTVQSHKMVTSRCVRLMLISMANDLKEVWISDHPFLLITYLWQYMPTWAWWLTNKLGKKRIENFKNGLDADISYFKTWKTKHD